CAGCACCACCGGGAACCGGGTCACCTTGCCGGTCTGCACCAGGGTCAGCGCCTCGAAGAGCTCGTCCATGGTGCCGAACCCGCCGGGCAGCACGACGAACGCCTGGGCGTACTTGACGAACATGGTCTTGCGGGCGAAGAAGTAGCGGAAGTCGATGGCCAGGTCGACCCAGTCGTTGAGCCCCTGCTCGAAGGGGAGTTCGATGCCCAGGCCGACGGAGAGCCCACCGGCCTCGCTGGCGCCCCGGTTGGCGGCCTCCATCACTCCCGGCCCGCCGCCGGTGATCACGGCGTAGCCGGCGCGGGCCAGCGCCGCGCCCAGTTCCTCCGCGAGCCGGCACTCCGGACTGTCCGGCTTGCTGCGGGCCGAACCGAAGACGCTGACCGCGGGCGGCAGGTCGGCGAGGGTGTCGAAGCCCTCCACGAACTCGGAGAGGATCCGCAGCGCCCGCCAGGCGTCCTTGGTCTTCCAGTCACCGCGCCCGCGCGAGTCCAGCAACCGCTGGTCGGCGGTGCTGGTGGGGATGGCACCCCGGCGCAGCGTGACGGCACCCCGGTGCCGCTCCCGGCCCGGGTCGCGGCCGGGCTGCGGCCGCCCG
The Micromonospora sp. R77 DNA segment above includes these coding regions:
- a CDS encoding TIGR00730 family Rossman fold protein; protein product: MSQSNGRPQPGRDPGRERHRGAVTLRRGAIPTSTADQRLLDSRGRGDWKTKDAWRALRILSEFVEGFDTLADLPPAVSVFGSARSKPDSPECRLAEELGAALARAGYAVITGGGPGVMEAANRGASEAGGLSVGLGIELPFEQGLNDWVDLAIDFRYFFARKTMFVKYAQAFVVLPGGFGTMDELFEALTLVQTGKVTRFPVVLMGEAYWRGLLDWLRDSMAAEGKIGTVDLELICVTDDVDAAVRHIVQAEAALSAEQESIREEAVARTAADQQAAATAPPREGRPADGPGTRPDGRA